A section of the Triticum dicoccoides isolate Atlit2015 ecotype Zavitan chromosome 7A, WEW_v2.0, whole genome shotgun sequence genome encodes:
- the LOC119331631 gene encoding uncharacterized protein LOC119331631 yields MPPPRVRELGEMYELVEEILLLIPPEEPAVLIRASLVCKAWCRLLSGHAFRSRCRTLHKTPPVLGFLQRWEDNVGRSVPTTKFRPRNPERRDSYVLDCRHGRILLGCRWYDEGEEEADEQLKEEEDDIEEDGEGEEADKEEEEYDTDEEGEEDDEDEDEGKEDDRVSKMVVWDPVSGKPNPVARS; encoded by the coding sequence ATGCCGCCGCCGCGTGTGCGGGAGTTGGGGGAGATGTACGAGCTCGTGGAGGAGATCCTGCTCCTCATCCCGCCTGAGGAGCCCGCGGTCCTCATCCGCGCCTCCCTCGTCTGCAAGGCGTGGTGCCGCCTCCTCTCCGGCCACGCCTTCCGCAGCCGCTGCCGCACCTTGCACAAAACACCTCCAGTCCTGGGCTTCTTACAAAGGTGGGAGGACAACGTGGGGCGCTCCGTCCCCACCACAAAGTTCCGCCCCCGCAATCCCGAGCGGCGGGACAGTTATGTGCTCGACTGCCGCCATGGCCGCATTCTTCTTGGGTGTAGGTGGTACGATGAGGGGGAGGAGGAAGCTGACGAGCAGTTGAAAGAGGAAGAAGATGATATCGAGGAGGACGGTGAGGGGGAAGAAgctgacaaggaggaggaagaatatGATAcggatgaggagggggaggaggacgacgaagatgaagatgagggGAAGGAAGATGACAGGGTCTCGAAGATGGTCGTCTGGGACCCCGTGTCGGGAAAGCCGAATCCAGTTGCGCGGTCTTGA
- the LOC119329713 gene encoding probable protein phosphatase 2C 54 isoform X2 — MRVDDADRPDSVDAGGQKPAELPSPHMESVCENTTTADFKQSNFGNFLPNVRSGGWSDIGSRQYMEDTHVCIADLAKNFGYPTVDKEVVSFYGVFDGHGGKDAAHFVRDNLPRVIVEDADFPLELEKVVSRSFVQIDSQFADKCSHQRTLSSGTTALTAMIFGRSLLVANAGDCRAVLSRCGIAMEMSMDHRPCSLSEKLRVESLGGYVDDGYLNGLLGVTRALGDWHLEGMKEASRPGGGPLSAEPEIKLTTLTKDDEFLVIGSDGLWDVFSNQNAVDFARRRLQEHNDVKRCCREIVEEAIRRGATDNLTAVLVSFHLVAPPQIRVNQPRRVARSISADGLNSLRILLGSQ, encoded by the exons ATGCGCGTGGACGACGCCGACAGGCCCGATTCTGTAGACGCCGGAGGGCAGAAGCCCGCCGAGCTCCCCTCGCCTCAT ATGGAGAGTGTTTGTGAGAACACCACAACTGCTGATTTCAAGCAGAGTAACTTTGGAAATTTCCTTCCAAATGTTAGATCAGGCGGTTGGTCAGATATTGGAAGTCGCCAGTACATGGAAGATACCCATGTGTGTATTGCCGATCTAGCTAAAAACTTTGGTTATCCAACAGTGGATAAAGAAGTTGTTTCCTTTTATGGG GTCTTTGATGGGCATGGTGGAAAAGATGCTGCCCATTTCGTTCGCGATAATCTGCCAAGGGTCATTGTGGAAGATGCTGATTTTCCTCTGGAGCTTGAGAAAGTAGTGAGCAGATCCTTTGTGCAGATTGATAGTCAGTTTGCCGATAAATGCTCTCACCAGAGAACTCTGTCGTCCGGCACAACGGCACTTACAGCAATGATTTTTGGAAG GTCCCTTCTGGTCGCGAACGCTGGTGATTGCAGAGCAGTACTTTCCCGGTGTGGCATCGCAATGGAGATGTCGATGGACCACAGGCCCTGCAGCCTCAGCGAAAAGCTGCGGGTCGAGTCGCTCGGTGGCTACGTGGACGACGGCTACCTGAACGGTCTGCTGGGAGTCACCAGAGCCCTCGGCGACTGGCACCTCGAGGGAATGAAGGAGGCCAGCAGGCCCGGGGGAGGCCCCCTGAGCGCGGAGCCGGAGATCAAGCTGACCACGCTGACCAAGGACGACGAGTTCCTGGTGATCGGCAGCGACGGGCTGTGGGACGTCTTCTCGAACCAGAACGCCGTGGACTTCGCCCGGCGGCGCCTCCAGGAGCACAACGACGTGAAGCGCTGCTGCAGGGAGATCGTCGAGGAGGCGATAAGGCGCGGAGCCACAGACAATTTAACAGCAGTGCTGGTCTCATTCCACCTGGTGGCGCCTCCTCAGATCAGAGTGAATCAGCCACGTAGGGTGGCGCGGAGCATCTCGGCCGACGGGCTCAACAGCCTCAGGATACTCCTGGGAAGCCAATGA
- the LOC119329713 gene encoding probable protein phosphatase 2C 54 isoform X1 → MWMESVCENTTTADFKQSNFGNFLPNVRSGGWSDIGSRQYMEDTHVCIADLAKNFGYPTVDKEVVSFYGVFDGHGGKDAAHFVRDNLPRVIVEDADFPLELEKVVSRSFVQIDSQFADKCSHQRTLSSGTTALTAMIFGRSLLVANAGDCRAVLSRCGIAMEMSMDHRPCSLSEKLRVESLGGYVDDGYLNGLLGVTRALGDWHLEGMKEASRPGGGPLSAEPEIKLTTLTKDDEFLVIGSDGLWDVFSNQNAVDFARRRLQEHNDVKRCCREIVEEAIRRGATDNLTAVLVSFHLVAPPQIRVNQPRRVARSISADGLNSLRILLGSQ, encoded by the exons ATGTGG ATGGAGAGTGTTTGTGAGAACACCACAACTGCTGATTTCAAGCAGAGTAACTTTGGAAATTTCCTTCCAAATGTTAGATCAGGCGGTTGGTCAGATATTGGAAGTCGCCAGTACATGGAAGATACCCATGTGTGTATTGCCGATCTAGCTAAAAACTTTGGTTATCCAACAGTGGATAAAGAAGTTGTTTCCTTTTATGGG GTCTTTGATGGGCATGGTGGAAAAGATGCTGCCCATTTCGTTCGCGATAATCTGCCAAGGGTCATTGTGGAAGATGCTGATTTTCCTCTGGAGCTTGAGAAAGTAGTGAGCAGATCCTTTGTGCAGATTGATAGTCAGTTTGCCGATAAATGCTCTCACCAGAGAACTCTGTCGTCCGGCACAACGGCACTTACAGCAATGATTTTTGGAAG GTCCCTTCTGGTCGCGAACGCTGGTGATTGCAGAGCAGTACTTTCCCGGTGTGGCATCGCAATGGAGATGTCGATGGACCACAGGCCCTGCAGCCTCAGCGAAAAGCTGCGGGTCGAGTCGCTCGGTGGCTACGTGGACGACGGCTACCTGAACGGTCTGCTGGGAGTCACCAGAGCCCTCGGCGACTGGCACCTCGAGGGAATGAAGGAGGCCAGCAGGCCCGGGGGAGGCCCCCTGAGCGCGGAGCCGGAGATCAAGCTGACCACGCTGACCAAGGACGACGAGTTCCTGGTGATCGGCAGCGACGGGCTGTGGGACGTCTTCTCGAACCAGAACGCCGTGGACTTCGCCCGGCGGCGCCTCCAGGAGCACAACGACGTGAAGCGCTGCTGCAGGGAGATCGTCGAGGAGGCGATAAGGCGCGGAGCCACAGACAATTTAACAGCAGTGCTGGTCTCATTCCACCTGGTGGCGCCTCCTCAGATCAGAGTGAATCAGCCACGTAGGGTGGCGCGGAGCATCTCGGCCGACGGGCTCAACAGCCTCAGGATACTCCTGGGAAGCCAATGA